The Saprospiraceae bacterium genome includes a window with the following:
- a CDS encoding DUF4372 domain-containing protein: MDKDTTIKFVGQPIFAQIIKMVSKTVFSQLVSKHQSDRYYKEFKTWDHFVSLMFAILSRCDSIAEIIDGMVGLSGKLQYLSLGKVPAKSTFSDGMRKRSDKFFEDLYFALVKEYSSFLSDSKTLGKQFQQMLLIDSTTIRLFTEVLKGVGRNRKDDGKKKVELRYTWSSTPLNK, translated from the coding sequence ATGGACAAAGATACGACGATAAAATTTGTCGGACAGCCGATTTTCGCTCAAATCATAAAAATGGTGAGCAAAACAGTATTTAGCCAATTAGTATCGAAACATCAAAGCGACCGCTATTACAAAGAATTTAAGACATGGGATCATTTTGTGTCTCTGATGTTTGCTATCTTGAGTCGATGTGATTCGATTGCTGAAATCATAGATGGAATGGTGGGTTTATCAGGTAAATTACAGTATTTAAGTCTCGGGAAAGTACCTGCGAAGAGTACATTCAGCGATGGGATGCGAAAGAGATCGGATAAATTTTTTGAGGACTTGTACTTTGCCTTGGTCAAAGAGTATTCATCGTTTTTGTCGGACAGCAAGACTCTAGGCAAACAGTTTCAGCAGATGCTACTTATAGATTCAACTACTATCCGATTATTTACCGAAGTACTCAAAGGAGTAGGCCGTAATCGCAAAGATGATGGAAAGAAAAAGGTGGAGCTAAGGTACACATGGTCATCAACGCCTTTGAACAAATAG
- a CDS encoding transposase, which translates to MVINAFEQIGQFIAITPARTHDKKFLELLDVKPHSLMVFDRAYNHYLQFAKWSQNKVFFITRKKSNAKYTIVSTIENPSLKGKEHGVHKDQIIELQYKENKEEKVLRLRLITYYDEKGMPYAFLTNSFEELTAEEVAACYKKDGILSFYLRS; encoded by the coding sequence ATGGTCATCAACGCCTTTGAACAAATAGGCCAGTTTATCGCCATCACACCGGCTAGAACACATGACAAGAAATTTTTGGAGTTACTGGACGTTAAACCACACAGCTTGATGGTATTTGACCGAGCCTACAATCACTATCTTCAGTTTGCCAAATGGTCACAAAACAAGGTCTTCTTCATCACCCGTAAAAAGTCAAATGCTAAATATACCATCGTAAGTACGATCGAAAATCCATCCTTAAAAGGCAAGGAACACGGTGTACATAAAGATCAAATCATAGAATTGCAATACAAAGAGAACAAAGAAGAAAAAGTACTACGCTTAAGACTAATAACTTATTACGATGAGAAAGGGATGCCTTACGCCTTCTTAACAAATAGTTTTGAAGAACTAACTGCGGAAGAAGTAGCTGCTTGTTACAAAAAAGATGGGATATTGAGCTTTTATTTAAGAAGTTAA